Genomic segment of Umezawaea sp. Da 62-37:
ACGGCGTGGGTCCGGCGGGCTGGCAACGAGCTGCGCGCGGCGGGTGGATCGGTTCAGCTCCCGGTGGACGCCGCCGGATCCCTTACCCCGCAGGAGTTGCAGGTCGCCCAGTTGGCCGCGGTCGGCTTCAGCAACCGGGAGATCGGCGTGCGGCTGCACCTGAGCCCGCGCACCGTCGGCTCGCACCTGTACCGGATGTTCCCGAAGCTCGGCGTGACCTCGCGGGGCCAGTTGCGGGATCTCGACTTGCACGCTGAGTGATCATGTGCAGGGGTGATCAGGTCTCGATACGGCCAGATGTTTCCCCTACGCAACCCCGACAGCGTAGTCTCGGTGGGTACCGACCAATACCTTGACCAGGTGTTGGGCGGGCGCCAAACCGGAATCGCGTTCTCCCCCGCGGCGATTCCGGAACCGGATGAGGAGCACCTTTGATCACGGAACGACGAATCGGACCTGTGCGTGAGCGCGACCGGTTGGCCGAGGCACGCGCCGACGAAAAGATCCAGACGGTGATCCAGAACGGCAAGGCCGCCCGCACGGTGGCCGATCACGCCGACAACGCCGACGACTGCCAGCGCCTGCTGGAGATGCTCGGGTTGGAAGCCTTGGAAGGCAAGCGTTCTTAGCTGGTAGAGACGACGGGGGTCCCGCTCGTCTCGGGCGGGCCCCCCGTCAGATCCAGCCCTCTTCCCACGCCAGGCGGGCGGCTTCGTGCCTGGTGCTCACGTCGAGTTTGATCATGGCCGACGAGAGGTAGTTCCGCACCGTTCCGGCGGCCAGGTTCGACTCGCGCGCGATGCCCGCGACGGGCCCGCCGGGCAGCGCGTACCGCAGCACTTCGAGCTCGCGCGCGGTGAGCGGGCAGGCACCCTCCGTCAACGCCGCGGCCGCGATCTCCGAATCCACGTACCTGCTCCCCGCCTTCACGTCGCGCAGGATCGTCGCCAACCGGGACGCGGGTGTGGTCTTCGGCACGAATCCCCGCACTCCTGCGGCCAGCGCGCGCTTCAACACGCCCGGCCGCGCGTGCCGGGTGACGAGAACCACCACGAGGTCCGGGACGTCCCGCACGGCCTCCGCGGCGCGCACCCCGTCGCGGCCCGGCATCTCCAGGTCGAACACCGCGATGTCCGGCCGGTGCGCCCGCACCGCGGCCACCGCCGCGTCGCCGTCGCTCACCTGCGCGACGACCTCGATGTCGTCCTCCAGTTCCAGCAGCGCCGCCAGCGCGCCCCGGATGAGGTCCTCGTCGTCGGCGAGCACCACCCGGATCACCGGTCCACCCCGGCCCGCCCGGCGAGTTCGAACCCGTCCGGCGTCGTGCCCGCGTCGATCCGCCCGCCGACCGCGGCGAACCGCTCGCGCAGCCCGGCGAGCCCCGACCCCGCCTCCGCCGCCGACCGGCCCGCTCCGCCGTCGTTGCGCAACCGCACGTGGACTTCCCGTTCCCGCACCGAGATCGCCACGGTGCACCGTTGTGCGCTGCTGTGCCGCAACACGTTCGTCGTCCCCTCCCGCACCAGCGCGCCGAACAGCGGTTGCAGCGGCGCGGGCACGTCGCCCGCGTCGCCCTCGACGCTGGTCTCGATCCCCACCGCCGCCAGGATGCCCACCGCGTTGGTGATCTCCGTGCCCAGGCTCGCCCGCCGGTAGCCCTGCACGACCCCGCGGGTCTCCGCCAGCGCCGTGCGGGCCAGGTCGGCGATCTCGCCCGCGTGCTTGCGCGCGGTGTCGTCGTCCCGGCCGATCAGCCGTTCGGCCAGTTCGCCCTTCAGCGCGATGACCTGGAGGTGGTGGCCCTGGATGTCGTGCAGGTCCGCGGCGAACCGCAGCCGCTCCTCGGCCACGGCGAGCGCCTTGGCCGTGTCGTGCGCCCGGTCGAGGTCCTGCACCAGCCCCCAGAACCACAGCGACAGCACTTCGGTGAACACCAGGGTCAGCATCGCGACGAGGTTCATGACCAGGTCGGGGACCCCGTAGTCCCCGCCGGAGGCGACCGCCACCAGGATCGTCGCGGTGATCCCGGCGGCCACGACGAACCAGCGGGCGCGGGGCCGCTGGAGCAGCGCCACGTGGCCGATCACGGCGGCGGGCAGCATGCACCACAGCCCGCTGTTCGACGCGGACGCCGTCACCACTCCCCACGACGCCAGCGCGACCGCGAACGTCGCGAGGTGCTCCGGCCACCGACCGCTTGGGCGCGTGCCGACGACGGCGAGCCGCAGGTACCTGGCATGCTGCCCGAAGACGACCACCAGGGCGAGCGCCAGCGCGATCGTCGTCGGGAGGCCGTGGGACATCGCGCCCAGGTCGGCGACCCCGGCGGCCAGCACCATGACCGGCCCCATCCCCAACGAGCTCCAGGTGTACTGGCGCAGTCGGCGCATCGGGTTGCTCACGCCCCGAACCTACGGACCGCGGCCACCCGGCGTCTGCTGACATT
This window contains:
- a CDS encoding histidine kinase, producing MSNPMRRLRQYTWSSLGMGPVMVLAAGVADLGAMSHGLPTTIALALALVVVFGQHARYLRLAVVGTRPSGRWPEHLATFAVALASWGVVTASASNSGLWCMLPAAVIGHVALLQRPRARWFVVAAGITATILVAVASGGDYGVPDLVMNLVAMLTLVFTEVLSLWFWGLVQDLDRAHDTAKALAVAEERLRFAADLHDIQGHHLQVIALKGELAERLIGRDDDTARKHAGEIADLARTALAETRGVVQGYRRASLGTEITNAVGILAAVGIETSVEGDAGDVPAPLQPLFGALVREGTTNVLRHSSAQRCTVAISVREREVHVRLRNDGGAGRSAAEAGSGLAGLRERFAAVGGRIDAGTTPDGFELAGRAGVDR
- a CDS encoding response regulator transcription factor, with the protein product MIRVVLADDEDLIRGALAALLELEDDIEVVAQVSDGDAAVAAVRAHRPDIAVFDLEMPGRDGVRAAEAVRDVPDLVVVLVTRHARPGVLKRALAAGVRGFVPKTTPASRLATILRDVKAGSRYVDSEIAAAALTEGACPLTARELEVLRYALPGGPVAGIARESNLAAGTVRNYLSSAMIKLDVSTRHEAARLAWEEGWI